In Blastopirellula sp. J2-11, a single genomic region encodes these proteins:
- a CDS encoding DUF1559 domain-containing protein, with amino-acid sequence MAALALQRGFTLLELLVVMAIIGVLISLILPAERQAREAARRIQCSANLTQLVLVLHVYDETHGSFPRGNPLRHGAFDSSATIYMTRLLQEVTTDNLIFLNKPVQSGARFADIVDSASHTAVLSETKKGPGGSSSSASTGFGNRNGYRVATWLTSNFADTPENLLAPPAECEISGNTVWNYRGLQYYRGSMTATFYTHTLTPNSGRRDCMDGSKGTRGHAAPRSYHPGGVSVAFAAGSVSFASDTIDMTIWRALETIASGEDVVTR; translated from the coding sequence GTGGCTGCACTCGCTCTTCAACGTGGATTTACGCTGCTCGAACTGCTGGTGGTGATGGCCATCATCGGGGTTCTGATCTCGCTAATTTTGCCGGCTGAACGACAGGCTCGTGAGGCGGCGCGGCGAATTCAATGCAGTGCGAACTTGACGCAACTCGTACTCGTGCTGCATGTCTACGATGAGACGCATGGTTCATTTCCACGTGGTAATCCACTGCGACACGGTGCCTTCGACTCATCGGCGACCATATATATGACTCGCCTTCTTCAGGAAGTAACGACAGATAACCTTATCTTTCTCAATAAACCGGTTCAGAGTGGAGCCCGGTTTGCAGACATCGTCGATAGTGCTTCGCATACGGCGGTCTTAAGCGAAACGAAAAAAGGGCCTGGCGGATCATCCTCTTCTGCCAGCACAGGGTTTGGCAATCGCAACGGATACCGTGTCGCGACTTGGCTAACCAGCAACTTTGCCGATACGCCCGAGAATTTACTAGCGCCACCTGCTGAGTGTGAGATATCCGGAAATACCGTCTGGAATTATCGTGGACTTCAATACTATCGCGGTAGCATGACTGCCACGTTTTATACGCACACGCTCACGCCTAACTCCGGTCGACGAGATTGCATGGATGGATCGAAAGGCACCCGCGGACATGCTGCGCCTCGTAGTTATCATCCCGGCGGCGTTAGTGTTGCATTCGCCGCCGGATCGGTTTCGTTTGCATCGGACACGATCGACATGACGATCTGGCGAGCATTGGAGACCATTGCGAGTGGAGAGGATGTTGTCACACGATAG
- the tnpA gene encoding IS200/IS605 family transposase yields MERYRTSSHSRFDIKYHFVWVTKYRKPILAGEVGVRLRELVREVCRTNEIEILEGAVSRDHVHVLLSCPPNLAPSKIMQYIKGKSSRKLLMEFRHLQKQYWGRHLWARGYFVATSGNVTDEVIQEYIRQQDGTEPGDGGDQFQITPS; encoded by the coding sequence ATGGAAAGATACCGCACCAGTTCGCATAGTCGTTTTGACATCAAGTACCACTTTGTCTGGGTGACCAAATATCGAAAGCCTATTCTCGCAGGGGAAGTCGGCGTTCGATTGCGGGAACTGGTTCGCGAGGTTTGTCGCACCAACGAGATTGAGATCTTGGAAGGGGCGGTGTCGCGAGATCATGTTCACGTGTTGCTGTCGTGCCCGCCGAACCTTGCGCCCAGCAAAATCATGCAGTACATCAAGGGGAAGAGTTCGCGGAAGCTGTTGATGGAGTTTCGGCATTTGCAAAAACAGTATTGGGGTCGGCATCTGTGGGCACGCGGGTACTTTGTGGCGACCAGCGGCAACGTGACCGACGAGGTGATTCAGGAATATATCCGCCAACAGGACGGGACCGAGCCCGGCGATGGCGGCGACCAGTTTCAAATTACTCCTTCGTGA
- a CDS encoding IS4 family transposase — protein MSVTQQANQSLGQAMFGQAELGDKRRTNRAVAAFDSLCRHPGGTLPEKLAIGAELKGLYRLCENDAVEHSALIAAMHEYTLARIEEHQGPVLVVHDATELDYSTLYSLTDDLGQIGRGNHRGYICQNVLAVDSESGEVLGLLDQILHCRDEVPENETLPEHRNRETRESLLWPRGAQHLPDDWRLIDVADQGASTFEFFEHEYRSGRRFVIRNGKSRKVYPGHEASGQKRLLRGYAKSLPELGRFTMDVQSQRGKQARKARKQAEFILRGGPILLCAPHGKHGHHGNDRLSIYVTYVEEAAPPRKEKQVSWLLLTNEPVRTFDDAWRVAQWYERRWVIEEFHKAQKTGCGIEKLQFTNVHRLQPAIAMLSAVALTLLNFRTASRSPDAKTRPASEVIDPEYVEVLSRWRHGKYDANWSVYEFFYALARLGGHQNRRNDKPPGWLILWRGWEKMQCMIDGYRVAKCG, from the coding sequence ATGAGCGTCACTCAACAAGCGAATCAGAGTTTGGGGCAAGCCATGTTTGGGCAGGCGGAGTTGGGCGACAAGCGACGCACCAACCGCGCGGTTGCGGCATTTGACTCCCTCTGTCGGCATCCCGGCGGGACGTTGCCCGAGAAGTTGGCGATAGGCGCGGAACTGAAAGGGCTTTATCGACTCTGCGAAAATGATGCGGTCGAGCATTCCGCGTTGATTGCGGCGATGCATGAATACACGCTCGCTCGCATCGAAGAGCATCAAGGCCCCGTTCTGGTCGTGCATGACGCCACCGAGTTGGATTACTCGACACTCTATTCGTTGACGGACGACCTGGGTCAGATCGGCCGCGGCAATCATCGCGGCTACATCTGTCAGAACGTGCTGGCCGTTGATTCCGAGTCGGGCGAAGTCTTGGGTCTGCTCGATCAGATCTTGCATTGCCGCGACGAAGTGCCTGAGAACGAAACGCTGCCTGAGCATCGCAATCGCGAGACGCGAGAAAGCCTGCTTTGGCCTCGCGGCGCGCAGCATCTGCCGGACGATTGGCGCTTGATTGACGTGGCCGATCAAGGGGCGAGCACGTTTGAGTTTTTCGAGCATGAATACCGCAGCGGTCGACGCTTTGTGATTCGCAACGGTAAATCTCGCAAGGTCTATCCGGGGCATGAAGCGAGCGGTCAAAAGCGGCTTTTACGGGGGTATGCGAAGAGTTTGCCGGAACTGGGACGTTTCACGATGGATGTTCAATCGCAACGCGGCAAGCAAGCCCGAAAGGCGCGGAAGCAGGCTGAGTTTATCTTGCGAGGAGGTCCGATTCTGCTCTGCGCGCCGCACGGCAAACATGGACATCACGGTAATGATCGGCTCTCCATTTATGTAACGTATGTCGAGGAAGCCGCTCCGCCGCGAAAAGAAAAACAAGTCAGTTGGCTGCTGCTGACGAACGAGCCTGTGCGTACGTTTGACGACGCTTGGCGCGTGGCTCAGTGGTATGAACGGCGGTGGGTTATCGAGGAATTTCACAAGGCGCAGAAGACCGGTTGCGGGATTGAGAAATTGCAATTCACCAACGTCCATCGCTTGCAACCGGCGATCGCGATGCTCTCGGCGGTGGCGTTAACCTTGCTAAATTTCCGCACGGCAAGTCGCAGCCCCGACGCCAAAACGCGTCCGGCGAGCGAAGTCATCGATCCGGAATATGTCGAGGTGCTCAGCCGCTGGCGACACGGGAAGTACGATGCAAACTGGTCCGTGTACGAATTTTTCTACGCACTGGCACGCCTCGGCGGTCACCAAAACCGTAGAAACGATAAACCGCCCGGCTGGCTGATCCTGTGGCGAGGCTGGGAAAAAATGCAGTGCATGATCGATGGATATCGAGTTGCGAAATGTGGGTAA
- a CDS encoding type IV secretory system conjugative DNA transfer family protein: MVIDPKGEIAKITARWRADGLGQEVAMLDPFDCSGETTRRFRRAFNPLTILLHSDRRTLVPNTKLIADALIVPGETKDPHWDNTAKQILAALCLFVAKHESFAGTRDLVTVWKLASELATPDPQDPRRYWLEREMTESDAGEGMVRVAAMNFYSRTGGEFSSVLSNLNKHLEFISIPCIQEVLRGDSIDLRDLKRSSLALYVSLPAMRMADLSGWLRLIVQLAIAAHEEEHNQQGHATIFLLEEFFSLGALRCLEVAIGQVAGFGLRMYVVLQDLNQLRANFPKNFETFIANAGMLQVFGGADQTTLDYCSKLLGQSLAITRSTNMPTFEQAAKHAATGESWSVATHPLMTSEEIGRYFARDDKKLRQLVIRPGYRPMILQRAYYDKHELFRGKFDER, encoded by the coding sequence GTGGTGATCGATCCGAAAGGAGAAATCGCCAAGATTACGGCTCGTTGGCGGGCCGATGGGCTGGGACAAGAGGTCGCCATGCTCGATCCGTTCGATTGTTCCGGCGAAACCACACGCCGCTTTCGCCGAGCGTTTAATCCGCTCACAATTCTGCTCCATTCCGACCGGCGTACGCTCGTGCCGAACACCAAGCTGATCGCTGACGCTTTGATCGTGCCGGGCGAAACCAAAGATCCGCATTGGGACAATACGGCGAAACAGATTCTTGCTGCGCTCTGCCTCTTCGTCGCCAAACATGAAAGTTTTGCGGGCACGCGTGACCTCGTCACCGTTTGGAAATTGGCTTCCGAATTGGCGACGCCTGATCCGCAAGATCCGCGTCGCTATTGGTTGGAACGAGAAATGACCGAGAGCGACGCTGGCGAAGGCATGGTCCGCGTCGCCGCGATGAATTTTTATTCGCGGACCGGCGGCGAATTCTCGTCGGTTCTTTCCAATCTGAACAAGCACCTCGAATTTATTTCAATACCCTGCATCCAGGAGGTGCTTCGCGGCGACTCGATCGACCTCCGCGATTTAAAACGAAGCTCGCTCGCCCTCTATGTGAGCTTGCCGGCGATGCGGATGGCCGATCTCAGCGGCTGGCTTCGCCTGATTGTGCAGTTGGCGATCGCCGCCCATGAAGAAGAGCACAACCAACAGGGACACGCGACGATTTTTCTCTTGGAAGAATTTTTCTCATTAGGGGCGTTGCGCTGTTTGGAGGTCGCGATAGGGCAGGTAGCTGGCTTTGGCCTGCGTATGTATGTCGTTCTGCAGGATTTGAATCAGCTCCGGGCGAACTTCCCCAAAAATTTCGAAACGTTCATCGCCAACGCCGGCATGCTCCAAGTTTTTGGAGGCGCCGATCAGACGACGCTGGACTATTGCTCGAAGCTCCTGGGACAGTCGCTAGCGATCACCCGCTCGACGAACATGCCCACATTCGAACAAGCGGCCAAACATGCCGCCACCGGCGAATCTTGGTCGGTAGCGACGCATCCGCTGATGACTTCCGAGGAAATCGGACGTTACTTCGCTCGTGATGACAAAAAATTGCGGCAATTGGTGATCCGACCAGGTTACCGGCCGATGATCTTGCAGCGGGCCTACTACGACAAGCACGAACTGTTTCGCGGCAAGTTTGACGAAAGGTAA
- a CDS encoding NACHT domain-containing protein yields the protein MAVHYHNDIAEIERELELRFGPHHDDFVEVKLENLKDICKKKGISPTGLARLTGISQAQTWRILKDGAQKRNLGMLLAISLALECDLGEVVASPPRFGAVISETELERIAPRLLDVRMVRTRIDPKTPVDVTTFYYKTVISSSLGESEIKSLRDLPSDAVLIQGPAGQGKSTLLRYLAVQAVESRAVIPIFLELAQIHDESLWGAVSSELQLVGLRLNQELEKSIYERGEIALLLDGLHDLTPDRRSGVLKELGQLKKQYPNLPIVVASRPLVAAIPNWLQVVDLVPLGEADLSSVIGLHTSPDEAETLVKALVSDAVSFSIRKLITSPLMVELLIVHFRRSQNLPAGVAEFFNGVLYAVMETLNVKLHGPSLPLRCGLDPLAFRRFFEAFCFVIQGERGEAPIHRFDLEEMSRKALTLVSQASTPSAALDDVLVVTGLMEEEEGYCRFLHKSVREYFAALFVRHSDEFQAELLYQDLRRSWQKWMPVLEFLEVIDRQRCLEYVILPEYADLEPFEATTLASNYLRLALNKRDSKTLKPVQEPQFDWRLSRSTSYTLRREELLGVLDQTSVLHLIQNESWGPSASQKLEAQGKVVVDRASSDSSSGRPGWAFSPETKCGWQIRNSRNSIQGRMFLPSSPTLEQRAAYHRQRFQQLRSELDPR from the coding sequence GTGGCGGTTCACTACCACAACGACATTGCAGAGATTGAGCGTGAGCTGGAGCTTCGCTTCGGTCCCCATCACGATGATTTCGTCGAAGTGAAACTCGAGAACCTGAAAGACATCTGCAAAAAAAAGGGGATTTCGCCGACCGGTCTGGCGAGGCTCACCGGCATTAGTCAGGCCCAGACTTGGCGAATCCTGAAGGATGGCGCCCAAAAGCGAAATCTGGGGATGCTTCTCGCGATTTCGCTCGCTCTGGAGTGCGATTTGGGGGAGGTCGTGGCCTCGCCGCCCCGATTCGGCGCGGTAATCTCCGAAACCGAGCTGGAGAGAATCGCCCCGCGTCTGCTCGATGTACGCATGGTCCGTACGCGTATCGATCCCAAGACTCCGGTCGATGTAACGACTTTCTACTACAAGACCGTCATCAGCTCTTCCCTGGGAGAAAGCGAAATAAAATCGCTCCGCGATCTCCCTTCCGACGCCGTTCTCATTCAGGGGCCAGCAGGCCAAGGTAAATCGACGTTACTTCGCTACTTGGCCGTCCAAGCGGTTGAAAGCAGGGCCGTTATTCCTATCTTCCTGGAACTTGCGCAGATTCACGATGAATCGCTCTGGGGCGCCGTTTCCAGCGAGTTGCAACTAGTCGGTCTCCGCCTAAATCAAGAGCTGGAGAAGAGTATCTACGAGCGTGGAGAAATCGCCCTGCTGCTCGACGGCCTCCATGATTTGACGCCAGATCGCCGCTCAGGCGTTCTGAAAGAATTAGGGCAACTGAAGAAACAGTACCCCAATCTCCCTATCGTAGTCGCCTCTCGGCCGCTCGTGGCGGCAATCCCGAATTGGCTGCAAGTGGTTGATCTTGTTCCCCTTGGAGAAGCCGATCTCAGTTCGGTAATCGGGCTTCATACTTCGCCGGACGAAGCCGAGACGCTCGTGAAGGCGTTAGTCAGCGACGCCGTCAGTTTTTCGATCCGCAAGCTGATTACGTCGCCCCTCATGGTGGAACTTCTTATCGTCCATTTCCGCCGGAGTCAAAATCTTCCGGCCGGCGTCGCCGAATTCTTCAACGGGGTTCTCTATGCCGTGATGGAGACGCTCAACGTCAAGCTGCATGGCCCCAGTCTCCCCTTGCGGTGCGGACTTGATCCCCTGGCGTTTCGACGTTTTTTTGAAGCGTTCTGTTTCGTGATTCAGGGAGAACGGGGCGAGGCGCCGATACATCGGTTTGATCTCGAAGAAATGTCGCGTAAAGCCCTGACGCTCGTGTCGCAAGCCTCTACGCCTTCCGCGGCGCTCGACGATGTGCTTGTCGTAACGGGCCTGATGGAGGAAGAGGAAGGTTATTGTCGGTTTCTCCACAAGAGCGTGCGGGAATACTTCGCCGCCCTCTTTGTCCGACATTCCGACGAGTTTCAAGCCGAACTCCTCTATCAAGATCTTCGTCGCAGTTGGCAGAAATGGATGCCGGTTCTGGAATTCCTGGAGGTGATCGATCGTCAGCGTTGCCTGGAGTACGTTATTTTGCCGGAATACGCCGATCTGGAGCCGTTCGAGGCGACAACTCTCGCTTCCAATTATCTGCGACTCGCCTTGAACAAACGCGACTCGAAAACACTCAAGCCAGTCCAAGAGCCGCAATTTGACTGGCGACTATCGCGTTCCACTTCCTACACCCTTCGCCGAGAGGAGCTGTTGGGAGTTTTGGATCAGACCTCCGTTCTCCATCTCATTCAGAACGAATCATGGGGGCCATCCGCAAGTCAGAAGCTTGAGGCTCAGGGGAAAGTCGTCGTCGACCGAGCATCCAGCGATTCGTCCTCCGGACGGCCCGGTTGGGCATTCTCGCCGGAGACGAAGTGCGGTTGGCAAATTCGCAACAGCCGGAACTCCATTCAAGGCAGAATGTTTCTGCCCAGTTCGCCAACGTTAGAACAACGAGCCGCCTATCATCGACAGCGTTTTCAGCAACTACGGTCCGAACTCGATCCACGTTGA
- a CDS encoding recombinase family protein, which translates to MRLPFLTHAQLEIASLACYCRVSTRRQKTASQRAEIESWLQSRGLDPSSVWWFEDIETGKKLDRPAFERLQQAVASGKIRTIVVWKLDRVSRRLKEGVNLLAEWCESGVRIVSVTEQIDLSGPVGRMIASVMFGLAEIELEFRRERQAAGIRLAKKNRVYQGRRPGTTKAKPLRAHELRKNGLLVAEISQALGVSERTVFRYLADEPSSVPS; encoded by the coding sequence ATGCGTCTACCCTTTTTGACGCATGCCCAGCTCGAAATTGCATCTCTCGCCTGTTACTGCCGCGTCTCTACGCGACGGCAGAAGACGGCCAGTCAGCGTGCGGAGATCGAAAGTTGGCTTCAAAGTCGCGGTCTTGATCCCTCTTCCGTTTGGTGGTTTGAAGATATCGAGACAGGGAAAAAGCTTGATCGGCCAGCGTTCGAACGATTGCAGCAAGCAGTCGCTAGTGGAAAAATACGAACAATCGTCGTCTGGAAGTTGGATCGCGTGTCCCGGCGACTGAAAGAGGGAGTCAATTTGCTGGCGGAGTGGTGCGAGTCAGGCGTACGGATCGTATCAGTCACCGAACAGATTGATCTCTCTGGACCGGTCGGCCGGATGATCGCCAGCGTAATGTTCGGTCTGGCGGAGATTGAGCTGGAGTTCCGTCGGGAACGCCAAGCGGCCGGAATTCGGCTCGCCAAGAAGAATAGAGTTTACCAAGGTCGCCGCCCCGGAACGACCAAAGCAAAACCGCTCCGTGCCCATGAACTACGCAAGAATGGCCTGCTGGTCGCGGAGATCTCCCAAGCCCTTGGCGTTAGCGAGCGAACGGTATTTCGCTATCTTGCTGACGAACCTAGTTCCGTGCCGTCGTAA
- a CDS encoding site-specific DNA-methyltransferase: protein MILTTDPQTLAPQSVPTPNNSEQNFTPKPKFIELPVAPRNASPVPELTSIHSVKGRGPYGNCRYRGNCGGHIIRDLLRYFQPKSVLDPMMGSGTCRDVCRELGIPCHSMDVRKGQDAADRASYADCEPVDFVWMHPPYWRMIRYNDDPRCLSNAPSLDDFLDRMELVLRNCQGVLRPRGKIAVLIGGYSDRGRYQPLPHLLVARAIQVGLWPACTEIIRFQHGNTSSRKTYQSSFIPRLHDVCLVFERV from the coding sequence ATGATCCTAACCACCGATCCACAAACTCTGGCCCCACAGTCTGTCCCCACTCCCAACAACAGCGAGCAAAACTTCACGCCGAAACCGAAATTCATCGAACTACCGGTCGCTCCGCGAAACGCCAGTCCCGTTCCCGAACTAACCAGCATCCACAGCGTCAAAGGACGCGGACCGTACGGCAATTGTCGCTATCGAGGCAACTGCGGCGGGCACATCATTCGCGATCTGTTGCGATACTTCCAACCCAAAAGCGTTCTCGATCCGATGATGGGCTCCGGCACCTGTCGCGACGTTTGCCGAGAACTCGGCATTCCGTGTCACTCGATGGATGTTCGCAAAGGACAAGACGCGGCCGATCGAGCCAGCTACGCCGACTGCGAACCGGTCGACTTCGTCTGGATGCACCCGCCCTACTGGCGTATGATTCGCTACAACGACGATCCTCGCTGCCTTTCCAATGCTCCATCACTCGACGATTTCCTGGATCGCATGGAGCTCGTACTGCGAAACTGCCAGGGCGTGCTCAGGCCTCGCGGCAAGATCGCCGTCTTGATCGGCGGCTATAGCGATCGCGGTCGTTACCAACCGTTGCCGCACCTGCTCGTGGCTCGGGCCATCCAAGTCGGTCTCTGGCCTGCTTGCACCGAGATCATTCGCTTTCAGCATGGCAATACTTCGTCCCGAAAAACGTATCAGTCGAGCTTTATTCCCAGACTGCATGACGTATGTCTCGTGTTCGAGCGGGTCTAA
- a CDS encoding DUF3991 and toprim domain-containing protein, translating to MTEAKRTDELEDFKSQINFCQYASSRGFTLDPKQSSRSSAVMRHANGDKLIVARSPNRHWIYFNVHDARDRGTIIDFVQIRDRLSLGEVRKELRPWIGRQEMIALAKQPTFSELMPVEHDVARVLDVWLKAQAVNGSQAYLEQQRKIPQAVMGNPIFADRIRIDHRGNALFPHFSCDGLCGFEIKNNNGFTGYSPGGVKGLWCSRPQLDDLQLVICETAIDALSYAALFGVTRTRFVSTAGQISPAQAKLLQSAAEKFPEEGQIVLAMDNDPGGRQLVDTISQELSEIDLANKLLVVRQPDVEGEDWNDVLKRTGRTSPASPAFG from the coding sequence ATGACTGAGGCGAAACGAACCGACGAGTTGGAAGACTTCAAATCGCAGATCAATTTCTGCCAATACGCCAGCTCACGCGGCTTTACGCTCGATCCCAAGCAGAGCAGCCGCAGCAGCGCCGTGATGCGGCACGCAAACGGCGATAAGCTGATCGTCGCTCGCTCGCCAAATCGCCATTGGATCTATTTCAATGTGCATGACGCTCGTGATCGGGGCACGATTATTGACTTTGTCCAAATACGTGATCGGTTATCGCTTGGCGAAGTTCGTAAGGAACTGCGTCCCTGGATCGGTCGCCAAGAGATGATCGCCCTGGCTAAGCAGCCAACATTTTCCGAACTGATGCCGGTGGAACATGACGTAGCTCGCGTGCTGGACGTTTGGCTAAAAGCCCAAGCAGTCAACGGCTCACAGGCTTATCTGGAGCAGCAACGAAAAATTCCCCAGGCAGTGATGGGCAATCCGATTTTTGCGGATCGAATTCGTATCGATCATCGCGGCAACGCCCTCTTTCCGCATTTTAGCTGCGATGGTCTGTGCGGGTTTGAGATTAAGAACAACAACGGTTTCACTGGCTATTCGCCTGGCGGCGTGAAAGGACTGTGGTGCTCTCGACCCCAGCTGGACGATCTACAGCTAGTGATTTGCGAAACGGCGATCGACGCCTTGAGCTATGCCGCGTTATTCGGCGTGACGCGAACTCGGTTCGTCAGTACCGCCGGGCAGATCAGCCCTGCTCAGGCAAAGCTATTGCAATCCGCTGCAGAGAAATTTCCCGAAGAGGGTCAGATCGTGCTGGCGATGGATAACGATCCCGGCGGGCGTCAACTGGTCGATACGATCTCCCAGGAACTGTCGGAGATCGATCTCGCGAACAAACTTCTTGTTGTGCGGCAGCCAGATGTCGAGGGAGAAGATTGGAACGATGTGCTCAAACGGACCGGCAGGACATCCCCGGCTTCACCGGCCTTTGGTTAG
- a CDS encoding type II toxin-antitoxin system RelE/ParE family toxin has protein sequence MIDLKITEPAQQDIQAAYQWWRDHRSRRQADRWYLGLYQAIESLRQNPERCPLAPEAALLPQGVRQLLFTIGKRPTHRIVFAFDENAVTILRVRHAAQADLQAEDLPRE, from the coding sequence ATGATCGATTTGAAGATCACCGAGCCTGCCCAGCAAGATATTCAAGCCGCCTACCAGTGGTGGCGGGATCATCGTTCTCGGCGGCAAGCGGATCGCTGGTATCTAGGCCTCTATCAAGCGATCGAGTCGCTGCGGCAAAATCCCGAGCGATGTCCCCTCGCCCCGGAAGCCGCCCTGCTTCCCCAAGGCGTCCGGCAGCTTCTCTTCACAATCGGCAAACGCCCCACGCACCGCATTGTCTTCGCCTTTGACGAAAACGCGGTCACGATCTTGCGCGTTCGTCACGCCGCCCAGGCTGATCTCCAGGCGGAAGATTTACCTCGTGAGTGA
- a CDS encoding tyrosine-type recombinase/integrase gives MPRQPKPFYRKQTKSWYCSIAGRQIPLGKNRDAAHAKFHELMADREQVKDELTTLYELSQAYLDWCEANRKPATYQLHKRYLKSFIDSVGRRMRPSQLRVHHVSKWHEGLAVGTTTQNDAVGIVQRMLNWAVEQEYLYRNPIKRMKKPKRKRKRRDVFYTPEQWKLIRENVPGPLGDLLDFLYLTGCRPLEARTIEARHLHDDLVIFPADESKGEHEPRVIYLVPEAKAILARLAKDRPTGILFRNTRGRPWTKNAIILQLTRVSKTVGFRVIAYGARHSFATEALTKGGVDPISVAHLMGHKDPTMVSRVYSHIARNPEFLRQQALKAIGK, from the coding sequence ATGCCACGGCAGCCCAAACCCTTCTACCGCAAGCAGACCAAAAGCTGGTACTGCAGCATCGCTGGCCGGCAAATTCCGCTAGGCAAAAACCGCGACGCCGCCCATGCCAAATTCCACGAATTAATGGCCGATCGCGAGCAGGTCAAGGACGAACTCACCACCCTCTATGAGCTCTCCCAGGCCTATCTCGACTGGTGCGAAGCGAACCGCAAACCGGCGACCTACCAACTGCACAAACGCTACCTGAAATCGTTCATCGACAGCGTCGGCCGGCGAATGCGGCCTTCTCAACTGCGGGTGCACCACGTTTCCAAATGGCACGAAGGCCTGGCCGTCGGCACGACCACGCAAAATGACGCCGTCGGGATCGTACAGCGAATGTTGAACTGGGCGGTCGAGCAAGAATATCTCTACCGCAACCCAATCAAGCGGATGAAGAAGCCGAAACGGAAACGGAAACGACGCGACGTTTTCTATACCCCGGAGCAATGGAAGCTCATTCGAGAGAATGTTCCCGGGCCTTTGGGCGACCTGCTCGACTTCCTCTACCTAACCGGCTGCCGTCCCTTGGAAGCCAGAACGATTGAGGCCCGTCACCTTCACGACGATCTCGTCATCTTCCCGGCAGACGAATCGAAAGGGGAGCACGAACCGCGGGTGATTTACTTGGTTCCGGAGGCGAAAGCCATTCTCGCCCGACTGGCGAAAGACCGACCGACCGGCATCTTGTTCCGTAACACCCGTGGCCGTCCTTGGACGAAGAACGCCATCATTCTTCAACTGACCCGCGTCAGCAAAACGGTCGGCTTCCGCGTGATCGCGTATGGCGCCCGGCACTCATTCGCGACGGAGGCCCTGACCAAGGGCGGCGTCGACCCGATTTCCGTTGCCCATCTCATGGGGCACAAAGATCCGACGATGGTTAGCCGCGTCTATTCGCACATTGCGAGGAATCCGGAGTTCCTGCGGCAACAAGCGTTGAAGGCGATTGGAAAATGA
- a CDS encoding aldose 1-epimerase, translating to MSIEIAAIRDVESGASAEIAVGLGFNCFRFSVPDGEKSLEILWAEEGFETGTRRASSSGIPLLFPFPGRLKGGVLAWEGKEYHVPEGDGGGNAIHGFAHTRPWRIVAQTENSVTGEFTASIDDPSILEMWPADFRIKATYALHGATLSATYEATNCGDAPLPCGLGTHPYFRVPLGGSSADACQIHVPYSCQWEFSDKMATGGKLPTEPLNAPFSATSFDNAFGDMQWAGGTCLTSIEDPESGVKITQSFSEEFIGVVLYNPGHRQAFCIEPYTMIPDAFQLAAQGKEAGLRILAPSESFTAKVDIAVAMTK from the coding sequence ATGTCAATAGAAATAGCCGCCATCCGCGACGTTGAATCAGGCGCATCGGCCGAGATCGCCGTCGGTCTTGGTTTCAACTGCTTTCGCTTTTCCGTACCAGACGGCGAGAAGTCGCTGGAAATTCTTTGGGCGGAAGAAGGATTTGAGACCGGAACGCGTCGCGCATCGAGCAGCGGCATTCCCCTGCTCTTTCCTTTTCCCGGTCGCTTGAAAGGCGGCGTCCTCGCTTGGGAAGGGAAAGAATATCACGTGCCGGAAGGGGATGGCGGCGGCAACGCGATTCATGGATTTGCGCATACGCGTCCGTGGCGCATCGTCGCTCAAACCGAAAACAGCGTGACCGGAGAGTTCACCGCTTCGATTGACGATCCGAGCATCCTAGAAATGTGGCCGGCCGACTTTCGAATCAAGGCCACGTACGCGCTGCATGGCGCGACGCTTTCGGCGACGTACGAAGCGACTAATTGCGGCGACGCTCCGTTGCCATGCGGACTGGGGACGCATCCTTACTTTCGCGTTCCACTAGGAGGAAGCTCGGCCGACGCATGTCAGATACATGTGCCATACAGTTGCCAATGGGAGTTCTCTGACAAGATGGCGACCGGCGGCAAACTGCCGACCGAGCCGTTGAACGCGCCATTTTCCGCCACGTCGTTTGATAACGCGTTTGGCGATATGCAGTGGGCCGGCGGGACTTGTTTGACTTCGATCGAAGATCCGGAGAGCGGCGTGAAGATTACGCAGAGTTTCTCCGAGGAGTTCATCGGCGTGGTTCTCTACAACCCCGGACACCGCCAGGCGTTTTGCATTGAGCCTTACACGATGATCCCCGATGCGTTTCAGTTGGCGGCCCAGGGCAAAGAGGCCGGTCTGCGCATCTTGGCGCCAAGCGAGTCGTTCACGGCGAAGGTTGATATCGCCGTTGCGATGACCAAATGA